The Pantoea eucalypti sequence TGGCGCGCAATTAAATCATATTCGCTGCGCACCAGTTTCTTTTGCGTCCTTCCGGACTGCATCACCGGAATCGGGGCGATGGCAAAGTCGAGCAGATCGCGCTGGCTGATATCACGATGGTTATTTGCCAGAAGGCCGGGAATGCCGCCGTCAAATATCACCATCTCAGCCTGCGCGAGACGCCCTATCTGGAAGACAAAGTTATTTATTCCGGTGACATCCCCGCCACTGATCACCATTCCAATGCGCATTTCCCTCACCCCGCTGGCTTACTCTGCTGAGGGCCATTCTTCCGGTTCACGGGGTTGCTATTTGCAGAGGAGATCACAGTTACGCGCGGTATTTTTCGGGCAGGCGTGTTGACAGCAGTAGCTTAAGGCCTTTATTTGTGAGCTGAGTCACTCTATTCCAACTTATTACTTCACGGACGAATCAATACAAATCATCAGCTTAGGTTGCCGAACAGGTTTTTGATTTGGCCAACAGAATAACGAATGATCGGGCATAAAAATGGCATTGCGAATTTGTGACTTTCACCTCATTTTTCCCTGTTCTGGCCCGGTTCAGGCGATTAAAATAGTTTTTATCGGGAGGGCTGGATTATTCAGTGCACGTAAAAAAGGGAATATTTCAGGAGAGGCAGGAAAGGAAGAAAAATGAATCAGGGGCGCAGCGAGCTGCTGCGCCCCACACACTTATTTCGCGTAAGCTTCGGTAGACAGCGTCAGGGTGACGTCGTCGCTTACCGCCGGGACATATTTGTCCAGCCTGAAGTCAGAACGCTTGATGGTGCCGGTGGCATCAAAACCAATCGCCTGCTTCTTCACCATCGGATGCTCGCCCTGCTTGTTCAGCGTGGCGTGCAGCGTAACAGGCTTAGTGATCCCTTTCAGGGTCAGGTTACCTTCAACGTCAAATTTGTTGTCGCCCTTTGCAACCACTTTGGTGCTGTGGAAGGTCGCAGTTGGGTATTTGGCCGTGTCGAAATACTCAGCGCCTTTGAACTCTTTGGTCAGCGCCGCAACATGGCTGTCGATTTTGCTGACTGGCAGGGTTACGTCAACGCGTGATGCTTCCGGATGATCTTTATCAAACACCAGCGTACCGGTTGCATCCGGAATATCCGCGGTAGGATTTGAGAAGCCAAAATGGTTCCAGGCCACAATGACAGACGTATGCTCAGGATTCAGCTGGTAGTGCATCGCCTCAGCCTGAGATAACGGGGCGTAAAGGGTAGCAGCGGCTAACAGGGGCAGTGCGATACGTTTGAAGTTCTTCACAGTCAATTCCTTATCCGGACAAAAGTGAACTGAGTGTGGTTCAGTTAGCCCGGAATAGACAGTGAAGAGATTTGTCCGTAATTTTCAAATAAATTCAGCAACTTTATATCGGGCGCTATACATTTTCTCCCCCGGTAAACAGCACGCGCCAGCGGCGGCGATCCTGAATCAGTGTGCGGTGCAGCTGTTGCAGATCGGTAAGGGTCAGCGCCTCTATCTGCGCCGCATCCGGTTCTGCCAGACCATTTTCACGGCGTAACTGCGCCAGTGGCTGCGCCACTTCCCGGCTCAGCAGACGCGTTTTCAGTGCCACCAGGTCACACTCTGCCAGCGTCTCGTTAAGGGAACGCAGGAAGTTGCGGCAGTAGCGCAACAGTGACAGCGCGCTGTAATCGGGCGACTGCAGCGCAAACACTACGCCGTCTTCATCGGCACAGCGCATATAGCGGCTGTTAACGACATACCCTATAGGTTGTTCAACCCGATAGCGCTGGAAGAAACGCGGCTCGTAGATCAGCGCCAGCGCACGTAATGCCGCAAGCTGTTCAGGACGGTGCAGTGGAATAAACAGCAACAGCGCGTTATCCGTACTGGCGTGCAGCAGACGCGTCATGCCCGTTTGTGTGGTCATACGTTTTGGTGGCGTGTCAGGGTTAACCGGCAGCGACAGCGCGCTCAGCCGCCTGGCAATCAGCGAATGCAGCGCCGCGTTGCCGCCTTTAAGCGCCGCCCGCCAGCAATCCGGCGCAAAGGTCGCTGCCAGCTGATAAGGCAGCTGCTGCTGCAGCGCGCGGATTGCGATGCTTTCGACAGGTGACGGCAGGTTTGCCTCAACCGGCAGCGACAGTGCACAGACAATCTGGCTCAGCGCCTGATCAGTGACCGCCTCATCTGTCGTCAGCTGAAGCGTGAGCTGCCATACGCCCTCTACTTCCTGCCAGCAGCCGTTACCGCCCTGGTGACGCAGCGCAGCAAACAGCGGACGCAACCGCCGCCCCAGCGCTTCGCCCACCTCGGCGGTAAACGTTGAGTAAAACTCGGGTCGCAGAATCAGCACGGGGTTCGGGTTATCTGACTGATAATGCGGTAACGCCACCGACTCTTCGGGCAGAGGATCAGGCGTAATGGCGGCATCAAGCGGATAGAATGTGAAATTCACCGCGGGCAGCGCGTCAGGTGGTGCTGGCTGCCAGTGGGTCAGTGCCAGACTGTAACCCTGTGTGATGAGATTTTCTGCTGCCGGTTGCGGCGTACAGCAGAGCAGGGTGCCCGGCGCGGCATTAAGCCTCTCCAGCAACAGCAACAGTGCTGGCAGCGCTTCATCAGGCGCAAAGCCAACGGCGCGCTGACGGAGTTGCTCCATAGGTGACAACGTCACAAATCGTTGCTGAGCAAGCTGATGATAGTGCTGATGCTGTGCCTCACCGGTCTGGCTCAGTGCCTGCACGTAGCTATCAATCAGCGCATTCACGGTTTCTGGCATCTCAGTTTCGACGCCCAGCGCCAGCCAGAGCGCACCGCCCGCCTGATAGATCCACTTCAGCTCCAGCGTCTCCGCCAGCCCCTGCTCACGCAGCGTTGCCAGCAGCGATCCGGGCGCCTCATCCAGTAAAAATTCACGCCACAAAGTGACACCGTCACTGCTTTCAATCAGCCAGGTGCGCCATAATGCTGGCGAGGCGCTACCCGCCAGTTGCCAGCAGGTCTGGCTGTTCAGCTGCGGCGGGGGCAGATCCTGTTGCCACTGACCAGCAGGCAGCGCGCTGGCAAACTGACGTGCCAGCTGCTCCAGTTCATCCAGTGACTGCGGTCCCTGTAGCCAGAGCCGCATATTACTGGCGAAATAGTAACGCTGATGGAACTGACGCAGCGCCCGTTGCAGCGCAGACATCTCGTCGCCAAAGCTCGCCCGGCTGCCGATATGGAAGCGCTGAAATTCCGCAGGTGATTGCGCGGAATGCAGCAGTGCCGCTTCGATGCGGGATGGCTCATGGCGCTGCAACAGCTGATACTCGGCGTCAATCACCGCCACTTCCTGCGCGATGGCCTGATTATCCAGCAGCGGAGAGACGAGCATATCCTGAAGTCGGGCCAGCCCGTCAGCCAGCAACGACGGCGTCACCTCAAAGAAAAACGCGCTGCGCCGGGCCAGCGTGGTGGCGTTGACCTTCCCGCCCTGGGTCTGAATCCAGCTCATCAGCCGGCCCTCATCAGGCCAGCCGCTGCTGCCGGTGAACAGCAGATGCTCCAGCAGATGCGCCAGTCCGGGCCAGCGTTCTGGCTCATCGTGGCTCCCTGCACCCACCTGAATCAGGGCAGCGGCCTGGCTGGCATCTGCCTGATGCACCAGTTCAATCATCAGACCGTTTATCACCAGGCCGCGCGTTTTCATCAGAGGTTCCGTGTTTTGTAGATCAGTTGCGAGTTGCTGCGGTTACGGAACTGCAGCTGACCAATTTTAATGTCGCTGCAATCCGCCTCACGCCGGGCTTCAAGGATTTTGCCGTGATGCGGCGATTTGCTGCAGACCGGATCGGTGTTGTCGGCATTGCCGGTCAGCATGAAAGCCTGACAGCGACAGCCGCCAAAATCTTTCTCTTTCTCATCACAGGAGCGGCACGGCTCCGGCATCCAGTCGAAACCGCGATAACGGTTAAAGCCAAACGAGTTATACCAGATATCGTCCAGGCTTTGCGTCAGTACAGAGGGAAATTCCACCGGCAGCTGGCGCGCACTGTGACACGGCAGCGCCGTGCCCTCTGGCGTCACGCTGAGGAAGATAGCGCCCCAGCCACCCATGCAGGGCTTGGGTCGCTCTTCGTAGTAGTCTGGCGTCACAAACAGCAGGTTGGTCAGATTGCCGGTGGTGCTCATCCGCTCACGGTAGGTTTTCACCACGGCTTCCGCACGGGCGATCTGCTCACGTGTCGGCAGCAGACCTTCACGGTTAAGCTGCGCCCAGCCGTAGAACTGACAGGTCGCCAGTTCAACGTCATCTGCCTCCAGCTCAATACAGAGGTCAATGATTTTATCGATCTGATCGATGTTATGACGATGCAGCACGAAGTTCAGCACCATCGGATAGCCGTGGGCTTTCACCGCTTTCGCCATCTCCAGCTTCTGCTGAAACGCTTTTTTCGATCCCGCCAGCGCCGCATTCAGGGTTTCGTCACTCGCCTGGAAGCTGATCTGGATATGATCCAGACCCGCTTCGCTGAACGCATCCAGCTTCTTCTCGGTCAG is a genomic window containing:
- a CDS encoding YceI family protein, which translates into the protein MKNFKRIALPLLAAATLYAPLSQAEAMHYQLNPEHTSVIVAWNHFGFSNPTADIPDATGTLVFDKDHPEASRVDVTLPVSKIDSHVAALTKEFKGAEYFDTAKYPTATFHSTKVVAKGDNKFDVEGNLTLKGITKPVTLHATLNKQGEHPMVKKQAIGFDATGTIKRSDFRLDKYVPAVSDDVTLTLSTEAYAK
- the pqqF gene encoding pyrroloquinoline quinone biosynthesis protein PqqF, which translates into the protein MKTRGLVINGLMIELVHQADASQAAALIQVGAGSHDEPERWPGLAHLLEHLLFTGSSGWPDEGRLMSWIQTQGGKVNATTLARRSAFFFEVTPSLLADGLARLQDMLVSPLLDNQAIAQEVAVIDAEYQLLQRHEPSRIEAALLHSAQSPAEFQRFHIGSRASFGDEMSALQRALRQFHQRYYFASNMRLWLQGPQSLDELEQLARQFASALPAGQWQQDLPPPQLNSQTCWQLAGSASPALWRTWLIESSDGVTLWREFLLDEAPGSLLATLREQGLAETLELKWIYQAGGALWLALGVETEMPETVNALIDSYVQALSQTGEAQHQHYHQLAQQRFVTLSPMEQLRQRAVGFAPDEALPALLLLLERLNAAPGTLLCCTPQPAAENLITQGYSLALTHWQPAPPDALPAVNFTFYPLDAAITPDPLPEESVALPHYQSDNPNPVLILRPEFYSTFTAEVGEALGRRLRPLFAALRHQGGNGCWQEVEGVWQLTLQLTTDEAVTDQALSQIVCALSLPVEANLPSPVESIAIRALQQQLPYQLAATFAPDCWRAALKGGNAALHSLIARRLSALSLPVNPDTPPKRMTTQTGMTRLLHASTDNALLLFIPLHRPEQLAALRALALIYEPRFFQRYRVEQPIGYVVNSRYMRCADEDGVVFALQSPDYSALSLLRYCRNFLRSLNETLAECDLVALKTRLLSREVAQPLAQLRRENGLAEPDAAQIEALTLTDLQQLHRTLIQDRRRWRVLFTGGENV
- the pqqE gene encoding pyrroloquinoline quinone biosynthesis protein PqqE, whose translation is MNRSGYSSVTPHKPGVNPPLWLLAELTYRCPLQCPYCSNPLDFAQQEKELTTEQWIEVFRQARAMGSVQLGFSGGEPLVRKDLPELIKAARDLGFYTNLITSGIGLTEKKLDAFSEAGLDHIQISFQASDETLNAALAGSKKAFQQKLEMAKAVKAHGYPMVLNFVLHRHNIDQIDKIIDLCIELEADDVELATCQFYGWAQLNREGLLPTREQIARAEAVVKTYRERMSTTGNLTNLLFVTPDYYEERPKPCMGGWGAIFLSVTPEGTALPCHSARQLPVEFPSVLTQSLDDIWYNSFGFNRYRGFDWMPEPCRSCDEKEKDFGGCRCQAFMLTGNADNTDPVCSKSPHHGKILEARREADCSDIKIGQLQFRNRSNSQLIYKTRNL